From Sulfolobales archaeon, the proteins below share one genomic window:
- a CDS encoding ABC transporter ATP-binding protein, which translates to MLFEGLDITRLEAHEIVERGIIHVPEGRRLFPLMTVYENLMLGAFNRRARRNFKDNLEKVLNIFPILRERLTQKAGTLSGGEQQMLAIARGLIAEPRLLILDEPSLGLSPRVIEQIFQKIKELREKEDITIMLIEQNVVKALEISDYAYIIEMGSVVREGDPEKLLRDPEIRKVYLGV; encoded by the coding sequence ATACTATTCGAAGGATTAGATATAACAAGATTAGAAGCTCATGAGATTGTTGAGAGAGGTATTATACATGTTCCAGAAGGTAGAAGATTATTTCCTCTCATGACTGTCTACGAGAATCTAATGCTTGGAGCATTTAATAGAAGAGCTAGGAGGAATTTTAAAGATAATCTTGAGAAAGTTCTCAATATATTTCCTATACTAAGAGAGAGACTTACACAGAAGGCAGGCACGTTAAGTGGTGGGGAGCAGCAGATGCTTGCTATAGCTAGAGGATTAATTGCTGAGCCAAGACTTCTGATACTTGATGAGCCAAGTCTAGGTCTAAGTCCTAGGGTGATCGAGCAGATCTTTCAGAAAATTAAAGAGCTTAGAGAGAAAGAAGATATAACTATAATGCTTATCGAGCAGAATGTTGTAAAAGCTTTAGAGATATCAGATTACGCATATATCATAGAGATGGGAAGCGTAGTAAGAGAGGGAGATCCTGAGAAGCTACTAAGAGATCCCGAGATTAGAAAAGTGTATCTAGGAGTATAA